The genomic DNA GAGATCAGACCTGAGTGCAGTAAAGTCCTTTTTCCGCCATTTCTGACCTAGCTTTATCATGGCACCCTCAACCTTCTTTCTGATCTCAATTCCTTTAGGATCAGCAGGAGTTGTTGCTATTACACCGGATTTTACGGCTTTTTGCAAAAGATCTGCACCTTTATCACTGCAGACCTCAACAAAGGTGGCTTTCCCGGCCTTATCACCGATGACACCCCAGTTACCACAGGCAAGATCTGCCTCACGGGGTACTTTATAGAGACACCGACGGCAGTTGGACCGGCGTCCATACCCGCTCTCTTCCAGTTCATCAATGGAGATTCCTTTATGCCCACCTTCATACTCGATGATAAACTGGCCCTTGTCAATCTCCTCCTTGTGAACTGTATTTGGATCAACCTGGTATACATCCCGTATCATAGACCTGGCCTTGACCGGTGAGACCGTCCCACCACAGTTCACCCCGATGAGCAACAGGTTTGAAAGATTGACTCCTTTGCGTTTTGCCAGCTCATGGAGAGCCATAAGGTCACAGCCTTTAACGGTAACGGCAAGCTTCTTGTCAGGTGAGCCTTTCTGGAACTTCTGGACCACTTTCGCGATCAGGAGTGTCCCGCAGTGCAAAGACCCGGCAGTACCGACCAGCTCCTTTGGATCGGTGACGACGGTTGGGACTGCATCATAGATATCCTGCCCTTTCTGCACGGCAAGAACCGCATCAACCATCTTGTTGGTAAGGGCATATTTTAAAAGGCCAGTAACAGCACCACCACACTCTGCTTTTTGTGCGATCTGATCCTCAAGTGTCCATGCATAAACCATATCACCAACCTTTATGGCAGGTTTTGAGTCAAAAAGTCCCATTTATTTCGCCTCCGCAATCTTCTCTATCTTCACCGCACAGGCCTTGGACTCAGGAATTTTTGCAATCGGGTCCAGAGCATTGATGGTCAGGACATTCGCGGCGCATTCAGCATAGTGGAACGGGATGAAGACGACACCAGGCATGATATCCGGTGTCACCCGTGCAGGGATGGTGATCTCTCCCCGTCTTGTTTTTGCTTTTACCTTCTCTTTGTCTGCGATACCCAGTTTCTTTGCATCCTCTGTGTTTATCTCAACCCATCCGGTCGGTTCTTCACGCTCAAGGCTTGCAGACCGCCGGGTCATGGTACCGGTATGCCACTGCCAGATGGAACGTCCGGTTGTCAGCACAAACGGGTATTCACTGTCCGGAACTTCCTGGGGCCATTTGAAGGGGATACCAGTCATGAGACCCTTTCCATCCGGCATGCCAAACTTCTCAGTATGGAGAATCGGTGTTCCCGGATGATCCGTCGTTGGACATGGCCAGTGAAGTGCTTCAGGCCGGTTCAGACGCTCATAGGTCATTCCTGCGTATGACGGGGTGAGAGATGCCATTTCATTGAATACATCTTCTGAAGTCTTCCATGGAAACTGGGCACCATATCCCATCTTTGCTGCGATGGATGCTATTATCTCCCAGTCACCTTTTGCTTCTCCAGGTGGATTCTGTGCTTTTCGCCACATCTGAACCCTGCGTTCGGTTGAAGTCTGTGTCCCGTCCTTCTCTGCATAACAGGCAGCCGGAAGAACTACATCTGCAAATTCGGCCGTCTCGTTCAGGAATATATCCTGAACAACAAGGAAATCCAGAGTTTTTAATGCATGCTCGACATGGGTCAGGTCAGGATCTGATATCATCGGATTTTCACCCATAATATACAGGCACTTTATCTCACCGGGTTTTTCAGTGAGGACATTCATAAGTGTTGTGACTTCGTATCCGTTCTCACCCTTTGCTATTCCATCCGGAAACTTCCAGCCATCTGCAAACTTCTTCTGGGCTGCCTCATCGATGACCTTCTGGTATGCCGTGTAAACCACCGGAAGACATCCCATGTCACAGGCACCCTGCACATTATTCTGTCCACGAAGGGCATTCACACCAGTCCCCGGCCGCCCGAGATTTCCGGTCAGCATCTGCAGGTTGCCACAGGACTTGACATTGTCAACACCGGTGGTGTGCTGGGTGATACCCATGGAGTACAGAATTGCACTTGCCCCTGACTTTGCAAACCATTCTGCTGCAGTTTTTATCTTGTCAGCCGGAACACCAGTAATTTTTGAGACATTCTCAAGGCTGTAGTCATCCTTCATGACCTCTTTCTTGAGTTCGTCAAATCCATTGCAACGGTTTTGGATAAACTCCTTGTTTTCCCAGCCGTTTCGTATGATCTCCTGCATCATTCCGTTCAGCAGAGCAACATCGGTACCGGACCTAAACTGGAGATACAGATCAGCCTGTTTTCCGGTGGGAGTGTACCTGGGATCGGCATAGATGACCTTTGCACCCTTCGCCTTTGCCTGCATAACCCGGCGCCCGATAAGCGGGTGGCATTCAAAGGTGTTTGACCCGATGATGAACACACATTTGGATTCTGCGATGTCGCCAATCGAGTTTGTCATCGCACCTGACCCGAAGATATTAGCAAGTCCTGCTACCGTGGAAGCATGACACAGGCGGGCACAGTGATCAATGTGCTTTGTCTTGAGCACCCCCCGGGCAAACTTCATCATGGCGTAGTTGTCTTCGTTTGAGACTCTGGCTGAGGCAAGACAGGCACACTCATCTGGTTTATAAGACTTGAACTTTTCAGCAACAAGTTTGAGTGCTTCATCCCAGGAAGCTTCCACGAATTTCCCATCTTTTTTTATGAGTGGTTTTTTCAACCGGTCCGGGTTGTTAATAAACTCGTGAGCATAAGTCCCTTTCGGGCATAGTTTTCCTTCATTCACCGGAGAACGCTGATAGGGTGCAACCCCGGTCACAATCCCTTTGTCTACGACCAGATTAAATGAACATCCGGTTCCGCAGTACGGGCAGGTCGTCTGAACATACTTCATAAATTCCCTCTTATGGATGCTGTAGGCTA from Methanospirillum hungatei JF-1 includes the following:
- a CDS encoding Coenzyme F420 hydrogenase/dehydrogenase, beta subunit C-terminal domain, whose protein sequence is MGLFDSKPAIKVGDMVYAWTLEDQIAQKAECGGAVTGLLKYALTNKMVDAVLAVQKGQDIYDAVPTVVTDPKELVGTAGSLHCGTLLIAKVVQKFQKGSPDKKLAVTVKGCDLMALHELAKRKGVNLSNLLLIGVNCGGTVSPVKARSMIRDVYQVDPNTVHKEEIDKGQFIIEYEGGHKGISIDELEESGYGRRSNCRRCLYKVPREADLACGNWGVIGDKAGKATFVEVCSDKGADLLQKAVKSGVIATTPADPKGIEIRKKVEGAMIKLGQKWRKKDFTALRSDLWNTIADETSRCIKCYSCIENCPVCMPVAGNGTETKSLMVEQGALPPSPMFHMRRFAHISDSCVNCGQCEELCAMDIPLALFSHAIRSEADLAFEPKLGRPDYSN
- the fdhF gene encoding formate dehydrogenase subunit alpha, with protein sequence MKYVQTTCPYCGTGCSFNLVVDKGIVTGVAPYQRSPVNEGKLCPKGTYAHEFINNPDRLKKPLIKKDGKFVEASWDEALKLVAEKFKSYKPDECACLASARVSNEDNYAMMKFARGVLKTKHIDHCARLCHASTVAGLANIFGSGAMTNSIGDIAESKCVFIIGSNTFECHPLIGRRVMQAKAKGAKVIYADPRYTPTGKQADLYLQFRSGTDVALLNGMMQEIIRNGWENKEFIQNRCNGFDELKKEVMKDDYSLENVSKITGVPADKIKTAAEWFAKSGASAILYSMGITQHTTGVDNVKSCGNLQMLTGNLGRPGTGVNALRGQNNVQGACDMGCLPVVYTAYQKVIDEAAQKKFADGWKFPDGIAKGENGYEVTTLMNVLTEKPGEIKCLYIMGENPMISDPDLTHVEHALKTLDFLVVQDIFLNETAEFADVVLPAACYAEKDGTQTSTERRVQMWRKAQNPPGEAKGDWEIIASIAAKMGYGAQFPWKTSEDVFNEMASLTPSYAGMTYERLNRPEALHWPCPTTDHPGTPILHTEKFGMPDGKGLMTGIPFKWPQEVPDSEYPFVLTTGRSIWQWHTGTMTRRSASLEREEPTGWVEINTEDAKKLGIADKEKVKAKTRRGEITIPARVTPDIMPGVVFIPFHYAECAANVLTINALDPIAKIPESKACAVKIEKIAEAK